GTAATTTTTGGAGGAGGTAAACCGATTGATTGCGGTAAAAAATTTCTTGATGGTAAGCCAATATTTGGCTCGCACAAAACTTACAGAGGCTTCATATCCGGGCTGTTAATTGGCACATTTATTGGTTGGCTTCAGGAATTCATCGCGCCAAAAGCTGGTTTACCTAGCGGAAGCACATTTTTGGGATTCATTCTCTCTTTAGGCGCTCTTATAGGTGATTTAGTTGGCTCATTTATAAAGAGAAGATTAAATCTTAAGCCTGGAACACCGCTTCCAATAGTTGATCAATTAGATTTTGTAGTGTTCGCTCTCTCGTTCGCGTTAATCGTTAACCCCTATTTTATATCCTCACTAAGCGTAATTTTGATAATAATTTTGACTGGTCCAATACATGTACTAGCAAACATTATAGCCTATTTGTTACATCTAAAGGATAATCCTTGGTAGCGGCAACTGCCATTATGGTGAGAGTTTTCTTTTATATCAGTTTCTCTTATATTAATAGCGTATGGGTCTTTCAATCTTTAAATCAGTTAAGGAATTATTCTGTACATGTCTTCCAAAATATAATGTAAACCCATATTTGGGCAGGTGTGGTCATAACTGTATATATTGTTACGCAATTAAATTTCCAAGCTTCATGGGACCAACTCTTCCACGGCTTAAACTTAAGGAGGAGTTTTCTAAGATGGTTAAAGGAGCAAGATTTCGTTTACCAGTTATGCTCAGTGACTCTACCGATCCTTATCAACCACTCGAGAGAGAATATGAGATAACTAGAAAATGCTTAGAGATTTTAGCTGAACATAAATTTCCGATATTGATAGTTACAAAGTCTGATCTTGTTGTTAGAGATATTGATGTTTTTAAGAGGACTTTAACTGTTATTTCAATGAGTATAACCACTAGTCGGGATGAGATTGCTAGTCTTATAGAACCTAATGCTCCTAAACCTCATGCAAGATTCTTAGCTCTGAAAAAAATCGCTGAGGAAAATATACCCACAGTTGTTAGGATAGATCCAATAATACCCTCAATTAACTCAGATATGAATGATCTTGAAAAAATAGTTTTAGAAGCCTCTAGAATAGGTGTGAAGCAAATAACGGCTTCAACTATGAAGATAGTTAAGGGATTACTGCCCTTCATAAAAAGCGTAAATCCATCCCTCTCAAGGAAGCTGGCGGAACTTTATGTTGATGGCGAATGGATTAGAGGCTATAAATACTTGAATAGAAGCTTAAGACTGAGGATTTTGGCAGGTCTAAAGGCCATAGTTGAAGGGTACGGGTTAAAATTCGCAACATGCAGGGAAGGCTTTCCATCACTAAACACAACAATATGCGATGGAACCTCATATTGTCGGAAAACCTTAGGCGAATTCATAACCCAAAAAAGGGATTAGTCGATGAAGATTTCTGCCTCAGGAACTTCAACCGGCAATCCTTTTCTAAGTCTTATAAAATATATTATCTTAAATAAGTGGTCTTCTGGGATCTCTTCCCAATGAGAAAATACACTTTGCCAAAATGCCCTTCCAGAAGACGCTGATCGAATCTCATCAGCTAATCCAAGAGATTCAGCAACCGGCATAAAACCATCAATTATTGAAATAAATCCTTTTTGGATAATTGATGAGATCTTCCCGCGTCTCTTAGTTACTAGGTTAATTATGTTTCCCATTTGCTCAGTTGGTGCGGAGATTTGGATACTATAAATTGGCTCAAGTAATATGGGGTTAGCTGTCAAAAAGGAGCCGAAGATTGCCCTCCTCACAGCTGGCATTATTTGAGCCTGTCCCTTTTGCTCCGGCTTATCGCTTAAGTGGACATCAATTAAATTTACTCTTACTCTCATTAAAGGTTCCCCACATAATGGTCCAGATCTGCAAGCCCATTTAAAACCATTTATAATAGACTCTAAATCTTCATAGATGAGTTCCTTTCCGGCGAGGTCAACAAGAATATTCTCATTTTCGTCCATATTCAGTATTCGCTCAGCGTTTTTAATTAACTCTTCATTTCTTTTCTTCTCAATCATTTTTGACAAGCTTCTCTTTGCTGGCTCAACTTTCACTACTATCCGATTTAATCCGTTTGGACTTTTTGCTGTTACTGTAGCTCCACTCTTGGCTACGCTTTCCCTATATGAGACTATTGGCTTAGATACTATTATCTCTAAATTATCTTCGTATTCTTTTATAGTTTTTATTGCAATATCTAAGTGTAATTCACCTATTCCGCTAAGTAGATATTCGCCGGTTTCCCTGTTAATCATAACCATTAAGTTTGGATCCTCGATTGAAAGTAGGTTTAATACATTAATTAGTCGTGTAAGATCTCTTGGGTCTTTGGGCTCAACTGATACTGTAATTACAGGCTTTGAGATATACGTGATCTCCTCAAAAGGCGTCATATACTCTTTATGCATTGTATTAATAATGGTTTCGCCAGCATTAATGGTTTCTAGCCCTGAGAGTGCTACAATGTTACCGGAATCTAGCTGTCTAACATGTTCTCTAAATGAACCCATATAAATTGAGACTTGGCGGATAACACTGTCCCTTTTAGCACCCATTAAATATACTTGATCACCATCCTTTATTCTGCCAGAAAATATCCTGCCAGTTGCAATTAAACCATCTCTGGATTCTCTCTTAACGTTAGTTACGCATATACTTGTTGGTCCATTAGGGTCGCATTCGAGCATAGCTCTACCAATCTCTGAGTTTAAATTTCCCCTCCATATTTTTGGAATCCTATATTTCTGTGCCTCAATAGGATTTGGTAATTCTCTCACTATAATCTCTAAGAGTGTTTTATGAAGTGGAATTACTTCTTGGAGATTCTGTAAATTTCCCCTTTTATACTCTTCAATTATGTCACTAAATCTAATACCCTTTCTTCTTGCGGTCTCAATAGTTAATCCCCACTTATGTAAAGCTGAACCTAGTATAATGTTCTCTTTAGATAGGCTGACCTTCCACTTATTTTTGAAGGGCAACTCGCAATATAACTCTATGATATTATTGAAATCCCGAATTATACGTAATATTTTAGTTTGAATTTCCTCAACAGTTAACTTTAATTCATTAATTAATCTATCAATCTTGTTTATAAAGAGAACAGGTTTAACGAGTTCATTTAACGCCTGTCTGGTTACAACCTCCGTCTGCGCCATAATCTCTTCAACAGCATCTACTATAGCTATTGCGCCATCAACGATTCTTAAGGCGCGTGTAACTCTGCCTGTAAAATCAACGTGACCAGGCGTATCAATGAGATTCACCACGTACTCTTTACCATTCACTTCATGTAACAAGGATATATTAGCGGCCTTTATTGTTATCCCTCGCCGCCGTTCCTCCTCAAGATAATCAAGAACACGTGCCTCACCAGCCAAGTTATATGGTATTAGGCCAGCCTCCGCTAAAAGTAAGTCCGTTAACGTTGTTTTACCATGATCTATATGTGCTATTACGCCTATATTGCGAATTTGCTCCCTATTTCTCATAACTCTTAATATCCGCTCTACAATTGCAGGCTTCATCATGATCTCTTCTCATTAAGTGATTTTTAGCCTTAACCTTCAACTTGTTTAAAATAGCGAAAAGAATAATTTAATTTTCCTTCAGAAGGTCTCGTCGTTTTCAAAAGACGTTTTCATTTCACTTATATCTTTCGCGTCTTTTCTTCCTTTTTCTTTTTTCACGACGCATTCTTTTCTTCTTCCATTTAGCTCGCATTCGTCATCATCTCATTGAATTCATATTTGTCAACACACTTTACTTATGTAAGACTAAGTAAACAAGGCTTTTAAACGGTTCTTTATTTTATACCTTATTAAGTTTTCGGTATATTTCAAACTCACAGGTATACTCAGTTAATATGGTAACGCTATGCTTATAAAATTAGATCAATTTTTAGTAATGGAGTACTATTAGATGGAGTAAAAGATAGATGAAGGGACATTTACTCTGCGTGCCATGTACGGTAAGGGCAGCTTACGATATAGCGGTTAAAGCTACGGATAATGAGGAGCTGAGAAAAGCTGTTCTTATCGAGACTTTAAAATGGTTAAGTAAAAATGATGTTGCCATAAAAATGACGCCAGCAATGCTCCATACATATGTTTTTAGATTTGTTCAGAAGATTACCGGAAACAAAGATCCATTTGCGCATTTAAAGAGGGAATCTAATAAAGTGGTCATGAATCTAATGCATCTTCTGAGAAGTAATATTGAGAAACAGAGTTTTGAAGAGTCCTTTAAAATCGCAGCTCTAGGGGCTATATGCGGGAACTCCATAGACTTTGAGGTTGAAGGCTACCAAGTCTCATTAGAGGATCTTGGAAGGTCACTGTCGGAATGCTTAAAAGGAGATTTAATGCTCGATGATACACCAAAACTTATGGATGCTCTCTCAAAATCTAAAACAGTATTATATCTTCTAGATAACGCTGGTGAAATAGTTTTTGATAAAATTTTCATGCAGGTCATGATTGAAAAGTACTCGGTTAAAGTTTTAGCAGCCGTAAAATCCGGTCCGGTCTTAAATGATGCAACTATGGATGATGCATTACAGGTTGGGTTAAATGAGGTTGCAGATGTTATTACCACTGGTAGTGACTCAATAGGCTTAAATCTGTCAGAATGCTCTGAAGAATTCTTAAGATACCTAAATAACTCGGATATAATAATTGCTAAGGGACAAGGATATTACGAGAGTATAACGGAGGTTGAGCATATAATTCAGAAACCTATAGCATACATGCTTAAGGCTAAATGCTCGGTTGTCGCCAAATCTCTTAATGTACGTCAAGGTTCAAATGTGATAAAACTTGTGAATTATCCTCCTAAAAAATAATTTGTATAGTTGATATATTATGAGGCTTGGTGCTCTCTTTTCCGGCGGAAAAGACTCATGCTTAGCCATCCATAAAGCTCAAGCATTTCATAGGGTAGTTTGTCTGATAAGCCTAGTTCCAAAAAGCGAAGAAAGTCTGCTCTTTCACTTCCCGAATGTTTGGGTAACCAAATTCCAGGCGGAAGCAATGAATCTGCCTATAATTCAGGTCGAAACCGAAATTGGTGAAGATAGGGAGTTAGCTAGTCTAATTAAAGCCCTAAAATTAGCCATTAAGAGATTTAAGATTGAGGGGGTTATTACTGGTGCAATAAGATCCACTTATCAGGCTAGCAGATTTCAGAAGATATGTGATAGACTTGGGCTTTGGTGCTTTAACCCCTTATGGCTTAAGAGCCAAGAGGAATTGTTACGTGAAGTTATAGATAGCGGTTTTGACACAATTATTTCAGGGGTATTCGCATATCCGCTTGATAGAAGTTTTCTCGGCAGAAGACTAGATGCCAATCTCCTAAGAGAACTCCTAGATCTATGGAGGAAATATGGTATAAGTATTGCTGGGGAGGGCGGCGAGATAGAGACAACGGTTCTAGATGCGCCAATATTTAAGAAGAGAATAGAGGTAACAGACTATGAGATATATTATAAAGGCGATTCCGGAATATTCAAAATAAAATATCTGAGGCTTGTGGATAAATGAAAGTCCTATTGATAAGTTTATGTCTAGATCCATTAAGTGAACTAGAGTTTATCGAGCCCATTAAACATATTCTTAGACATCATGGGATTGATACGATCATCAGGCATTACACAAAATTTTCCCCTGAAGATGAGAATTTGGCGGATAAAGTGATCATATGTGGCTCAGCATTAAAAGATAATGCCTTCCTATCCGATGGATCATTTATGTGGCTTAAAAAGATAAATAAGCCAGTTCTAGGGGTGGGCTCAGGGTCTCAAGCTATCGCAAGGACCTTCAATTGCAATCTTGTCAATAGAATAAAGATTGGAATATTCAGGAT
The DNA window shown above is from Candidatus Bathyarchaeia archaeon and carries:
- a CDS encoding CDP-2,3-bis-(O-geranylgeranyl)-sn-glycerol synthase: MSIINEIFNALYYIFPAYCANAAPVIFGGGKPIDCGKKFLDGKPIFGSHKTYRGFISGLLIGTFIGWLQEFIAPKAGLPSGSTFLGFILSLGALIGDLVGSFIKRRLNLKPGTPLPIVDQLDFVVFALSFALIVNPYFISSLSVILIIILTGPIHVLANIIAYLLHLKDNPW
- a CDS encoding radical SAM protein, encoding MGLSIFKSVKELFCTCLPKYNVNPYLGRCGHNCIYCYAIKFPSFMGPTLPRLKLKEEFSKMVKGARFRLPVMLSDSTDPYQPLEREYEITRKCLEILAEHKFPILIVTKSDLVVRDIDVFKRTLTVISMSITTSRDEIASLIEPNAPKPHARFLALKKIAEENIPTVVRIDPIIPSINSDMNDLEKIVLEASRIGVKQITASTMKIVKGLLPFIKSVNPSLSRKLAELYVDGEWIRGYKYLNRSLRLRILAGLKAIVEGYGLKFATCREGFPSLNTTICDGTSYCRKTLGEFITQKRD
- a CDS encoding elongation factor EF-2 encodes the protein MMKPAIVERILRVMRNREQIRNIGVIAHIDHGKTTLTDLLLAEAGLIPYNLAGEARVLDYLEEERRRGITIKAANISLLHEVNGKEYVVNLIDTPGHVDFTGRVTRALRIVDGAIAIVDAVEEIMAQTEVVTRQALNELVKPVLFINKIDRLINELKLTVEEIQTKILRIIRDFNNIIELYCELPFKNKWKVSLSKENIILGSALHKWGLTIETARRKGIRFSDIIEEYKRGNLQNLQEVIPLHKTLLEIIVRELPNPIEAQKYRIPKIWRGNLNSEIGRAMLECDPNGPTSICVTNVKRESRDGLIATGRIFSGRIKDGDQVYLMGAKRDSVIRQVSIYMGSFREHVRQLDSGNIVALSGLETINAGETIINTMHKEYMTPFEEITYISKPVITVSVEPKDPRDLTRLINVLNLLSIEDPNLMVMINRETGEYLLSGIGELHLDIAIKTIKEYEDNLEIIVSKPIVSYRESVAKSGATVTAKSPNGLNRIVVKVEPAKRSLSKMIEKKRNEELIKNAERILNMDENENILVDLAGKELIYEDLESIINGFKWACRSGPLCGEPLMRVRVNLIDVHLSDKPEQKGQAQIMPAVRRAIFGSFLTANPILLEPIYSIQISAPTEQMGNIINLVTKRRGKISSIIQKGFISIIDGFMPVAESLGLADEIRSASSGRAFWQSVFSHWEEIPEDHLFKIIYFIRLRKGLPVEVPEAEIFID
- a CDS encoding ARMT1-like domain-containing protein, which gives rise to MKGHLLCVPCTVRAAYDIAVKATDNEELRKAVLIETLKWLSKNDVAIKMTPAMLHTYVFRFVQKITGNKDPFAHLKRESNKVVMNLMHLLRSNIEKQSFEESFKIAALGAICGNSIDFEVEGYQVSLEDLGRSLSECLKGDLMLDDTPKLMDALSKSKTVLYLLDNAGEIVFDKIFMQVMIEKYSVKVLAAVKSGPVLNDATMDDALQVGLNEVADVITTGSDSIGLNLSECSEEFLRYLNNSDIIIAKGQGYYESITEVEHIIQKPIAYMLKAKCSVVAKSLNVRQGSNVIKLVNYPPKK
- a CDS encoding diphthine--ammonia ligase; this encodes MRLGALFSGGKDSCLAIHKAQAFHRVVCLISLVPKSEESLLFHFPNVWVTKFQAEAMNLPIIQVETEIGEDRELASLIKALKLAIKRFKIEGVITGAIRSTYQASRFQKICDRLGLWCFNPLWLKSQEELLREVIDSGFDTIISGVFAYPLDRSFLGRRLDANLLRELLDLWRKYGISIAGEGGEIETTVLDAPIFKKRIEVTDYEIYYKGDSGIFKIKYLRLVDK